A stretch of the Flavobacterium aquiphilum genome encodes the following:
- a CDS encoding FAD-dependent oxidoreductase yields the protein MFDVLIIGGGVSGISCAMVLGSAKNKAFVSSKKIGIFTHQKTSSLQEALFNNAYGIPPGKLGSELLIESVEHLNNTYPHITQIPDEKVLKIEGQYPEFTVITNKNTYKTANIVVGIGSANTFAVEGLLQFVEPHKKALPEKQRIQLKNVDHKVAEGIYVIGTLAGWRSQLAIAAGSGAAVATDLLTLWNDGIQTHSHDSIR from the coding sequence GTGTTTGACGTATTAATTATAGGCGGTGGCGTTTCCGGTATATCATGCGCCATGGTATTGGGATCTGCCAAGAACAAAGCATTTGTTTCGTCTAAGAAAATCGGAATTTTTACACATCAAAAGACTTCCTCACTGCAAGAAGCTCTTTTCAATAATGCATACGGAATTCCTCCTGGAAAATTAGGTTCGGAATTGCTGATTGAAAGTGTTGAGCATTTAAACAACACTTACCCTCATATCACTCAAATACCCGATGAAAAAGTATTAAAAATCGAGGGGCAATATCCCGAATTTACTGTTATCACTAACAAAAACACTTACAAAACAGCCAATATCGTTGTTGGAATAGGTTCTGCCAATACTTTTGCTGTTGAAGGTTTACTCCAATTTGTAGAACCTCACAAAAAAGCACTTCCCGAAAAACAAAGAATACAACTCAAAAACGTAGACCATAAAGTGGCCGAAGGTATTTATGTTATAGGAACTCTCGCGGGATGGAGAAGCCAACTGGCAATTGCTGCCGGTAGTGGTGCTGCCGTAGCTACAGATTTGCTTACTTTGTGGAATGATGGCATCCAGACTCATTCACACGACAGCATCCGATAA
- a CDS encoding MarC family protein, with amino-acid sequence MTDFNLKEIITVGMVLFAVIDIVGSIPIIVGLRAKHGHIESEKAALVAGLIMILFLFIGEEFLSLIGIDVHSFAVAGSFVLFFLALEMILGIRIYRDEEASSASIVPLAFPLIAGAGTMTTLLSLRSQFHTLNIVLAIILNIVLVYIVLKSSGKIEKMLGQNGLGVIRKTFGVVLLAIAVKLFAANVKGLFV; translated from the coding sequence ATGACAGATTTTAATTTAAAAGAAATAATAACGGTAGGAATGGTACTTTTTGCAGTCATTGACATCGTTGGATCTATCCCTATTATAGTAGGACTAAGGGCCAAACATGGACATATCGAATCTGAAAAAGCGGCTTTGGTAGCCGGATTAATCATGATATTATTTTTATTTATAGGTGAAGAATTTTTAAGCCTAATCGGAATTGATGTACACTCCTTTGCGGTGGCGGGTTCTTTTGTATTGTTCTTCCTAGCCTTGGAAATGATTTTGGGTATCCGTATTTATCGGGACGAAGAAGCGAGTTCTGCTTCAATTGTACCACTTGCCTTCCCTTTGATTGCCGGGGCAGGAACAATGACCACTCTACTTTCGCTGCGTTCCCAGTTTCACACCTTGAATATTGTCCTTGCCATTATTCTAAATATCGTATTGGTCTATATTGTACTGAAATCATCAGGAAAAATCGAGAAAATGCTAGGACAAAACGGACTTGGAGTAATTCGTAAGACTTTTGGTGTTGTCCTTTTGGCAATAGCTGTTAAATTATTTGCCGCTAATGTTAAAGGTTTGTTTGTCTAA
- a CDS encoding DUF3109 family protein — protein sequence MFQLGKTIVSEDILEKEFVCNLSACKGACCVDGDAGAPLSLAETKILEEIYPKVKPFLRKEGIEAIEAQGTWVTGIDGDLETPLIDNKDCAYVIFDGKTALCGIEQAYNQGIVDWKKPVSCHLYPIRVKDFTEFAAVNYDKWDICDAACSLGQELEVPVYKFVKEALVRRFGEDWYMELEKVAEDLKNGL from the coding sequence ATGTTTCAATTAGGAAAAACCATAGTCTCAGAGGATATACTCGAAAAAGAATTTGTCTGTAATTTGTCAGCCTGCAAAGGAGCTTGTTGTGTCGATGGCGATGCGGGAGCACCATTGAGTTTGGCAGAAACAAAAATATTGGAGGAAATATATCCGAAAGTAAAACCATTTTTGAGAAAAGAGGGGATCGAAGCTATCGAAGCTCAGGGAACTTGGGTAACAGGAATCGATGGAGATCTTGAAACACCTCTAATTGACAACAAAGATTGTGCTTACGTCATTTTTGACGGGAAAACCGCACTTTGTGGAATAGAGCAAGCCTATAATCAAGGTATAGTAGATTGGAAAAAACCTGTTTCCTGCCATTTGTATCCAATACGAGTTAAAGATTTTACGGAGTTTGCAGCTGTCAATTATGACAAATGGGATATTTGTGATGCCGCCTGTTCTTTAGGGCAAGAACTCGAAGTTCCCGTGTATAAATTTGTTAAGGAAGCCCTTGTTCGCCGCTTTGGTGAAGATTGGTATATGGAACTTGAAAAAGTAGCCGAAGACTTAAAAAACGGTTTGTAA